One window from the genome of Anguilla rostrata isolate EN2019 chromosome 5, ASM1855537v3, whole genome shotgun sequence encodes:
- the slc38a8a gene encoding putative sodium-coupled neutral amino acid transporter 8a encodes MEELARESISLLAKPALDTDGPRLGSFGAIFIMLKSALGAGLLNFPWAFEKAGGVNTAVAVEMVSLVFLISGLVILGYSSSISGQNTYQDVVREVCGPAIGQLCEVCFVFNLFMISVAFLVVVQDQLEKLCVSLYETVTGSTEAEMPHHWYTDQRFALFVLCVVLILPLSIPKEIGFQKYTSILGTLAATYLTVAIIVKYYMKEEHTAIITPTYTNGVSSWASMFSVIPTICFGFQCHEACIAIYSSMENKKLSHWVLISVVSMFFCLLIYSLTGVFGFLTFGKEVAADILMSYPGDDVVMIVARLLFGISIITIYPIILLLGRSVIQDLLLRCRRRHAVVTQSYENRSRVVLTVAWTAVTLLIAIFVPDMSEVISVIGGISAFFIFIFPGLCLIFSMQTEPVSPRTKIVLTTWGAITVLCGAFIFGQSTTIAVMELFNKF; translated from the exons ATGGAAGAATTGGCGAGGGAGAGCATCAGCTTGCTGGCCAAGCCTGCGCTGGACACAGACGGGCCGAGGCTAGGTTCCTTCGGAGCGATATTCATTATGCTGAAATCTGCGCTGGGCGCGGGACTGCTAAACTTTCCGTGGGCTTTCGAGAAGGCGGGGGGCGTGAACACAGCTGTCGCAGTGGAAATG GTTTCCCTGGTGTTCCTGATCAGTGGCCTTGTGATTTTGGGCTACTCCTCGTCCATCAGCGGTCAGAACACGTACCAGGACGTGGTGCGGGAGGTGTGCGGCCCCGCCATCGGCCAGCTGTGCGAGGTCTGCTTCGTCTTCAACCTCTTCATGATCTCCGTGGCCTTCCTGGTGGTGGTCCAGGACCAGCTGGAGAAGC TGTGCGTTTCCCTGTACGAGACGGTCACGGGGTCCACGGAGGCGGAGATGCCCCACCACTGGTACACGGACCAGCGCTTCGCCCTCTTCGTCCTGTGCGTCGTCCtcatcctccccctctccatccccAAGGAAATCGGCTTCCAGAAGTACACCAG TATTTTAGGTACTCTCGCCGCAACGTACCTGACCGTGGCCATAATCGTGAAATATTACATGAAGGAAGAACACACCGCTATCATCACGCCTACGTACACCAATgg AGTGAGTTCATGGGCTTCCATGTTCAGCGTCATTCCGACCATCTGCTTCGGGTTTCAG TGTCACGAGGCCTGCATCGCCATCTACAGCAGCATGGAGAACAAGAAGCTCTCCCACTGGGTGCTCATCTCGGTGGTCTCCATGTTCTTCTGCCTGCTCATCTACTCCCTCACAG GGGTCTTTGGATTCTTGACGTTTGGGAAGGAGGTTGCAGCGGACATCCTGATGTCGTACCCGGGCGACGACGTCGTCATGATCGTCGCTAGGCTACTCTTTGGAATTTCCATCATCACCATCTATCCCATCATCCTGCTGCTGGGCAG GTCAGTGATTCAGGACCTGCTGCTGCGTTGCCGTCGGCGACACGCCGTGGTAACGCAGTCCTATGAGAACCGCAGCCGCGTGGTGCTGACGGTGGCCTGGACCGCCGTCACCCTCCTCATCGCCATCTTCGTCCCCGACATGAGCGAGGTCATCAGCGTCATCGGGGGCATCAGCGccttcttcatcttcatcttcccAG GTCTGTGCTTAATATTCTCCATGCAGACAGAGCCTGTGTCTCCCAGGACAAA GATTGTTTTGACGACGTGGGGCGCGATCACCGTCCTGTGCGGAGCCTTCATCTTCGGCCAGAGCACCACAATCGCTGTCATGGAGCTGTTCAACAAGTTttaa